Proteins from a genomic interval of Diospyros lotus cultivar Yz01 chromosome 6, ASM1463336v1, whole genome shotgun sequence:
- the LOC127804529 gene encoding uncharacterized protein LOC127804529 — protein MTRSSKGIPIDLDLEIERTLRKQRKARELELRIPDNPPASSATAIPSVSIPTPDFSTMAGNGNEHNRNGNNVNHGHLDGRTIRELAAPDVHYQSLCIQYPQLDATFELKSGLIHLLPKFHGLAGEDPHKHLKEFHVVCSTMRPQGVDEEQIKLRAFPFSLDGAAKDWLYYLPPAAITSWDGLKRIFLEKFFPASRTAAIRKEICGIRQNHGETLHEYWERFKKLCSSCPHHQISDQLLVQYFYEGLIPMDRYLVDAASGGALSEKTPAAAQELISKMAQNAQQFGTRSATPMRQANEIGVAAINDQQRIENKLEELASMVRQLALDKGQSKSQQVCGICSLSSHGTDQCPQLQENTEACAGIFPGRPFQPQHHQQQRYDPYAATYNPGWRDHPNLRYGGPSNQPFQPQQQQPQQHRFNAQRPSQSMQQPQPAPKSESSLEDIMKQLVANNLQFQQRTDTAIQNLETQIGQLATNISELRSQGSGQLPSQPVSNPRGNVSAIVLRSGKELSSPPSPQPELGQQQESQREDQPPPIQKDKQPTTIDQDRGETSYNHPLPFPHRATQNKKRAEAELDKEIMETFKKVEVNIPLLEAIRQIPKYAKFLKDLCTHKRKLKGNEKINLGRNVSALIQPAMPQKCKDPGTFTIPCTIGNLQFHNAMLDLGASINVMPKSVYSSLQAGAGTLTSTGVVVQLANRSTAYPEGVLEDVLVKVKDFIFPADFYVLNMEDDRTPGHAPLILGRPFLKTARTIINVHEGTLSMEFAGNTIQFNIIDAMKYPLEDHSALHVNFIDLMVEKACVELYSLESEFPTIHDFTDDMHCPQSHDRLSKCNACSEIDEFLSIVDSAPSHTISDSHVPPIEEVSVVENVVQVGGNISRLVPSIQQPPTLECKPLPENLKYAYLADGDKLPVIIADNLQPDQEEKLLNLLKQHKRAIGWSLADIPVQVVPKKTGFTVVANERNELVPMRVQNSWRVCIDYRRLNQATRKDHFPLPFIDQMLERLAGKSHYCFLDGFSALKYLLKKHDAKPRLPSSSDATTMDCQPIRDDFPDELLYHLHGTKPC, from the exons atgaccaggtcctctAAGGGCATACCAATTGACCTAGACCTTGAAATAGAAAGGACCCTTAGGAAGCAAAGGAAGGCTAGAGAGTTAGAGCTTCGGATACCTGATAATCCTCCTGCCTCTTCTGCCACTGCTATTCCTTCTGTTTCTATACCTACCCCTGACTTCAGCACAATGGCAGGTAATGGGAATGAACACAATAGGAATGGaaataatgtaaatcatggtcatttggatggtagaaccattagagaattGGCTGCCCCTGATGTGCACTACCAGTCTTTATGCATTCAATATCCCCAATTGGATGCAacctttgaattgaaatctgggctaatccatttgcttcccaagtttcatggccttGCAGGTGAAGATCCGCACAAGCACCTCAAAGAATTCCATGTTGTCTGCTCCACAATGAGGCCACAAGGAGTTGATGAGGAGCAGATAAAACTTAGGGCCTTCCCATTTTCATTGGATGGAGCTGCAAAGGATTGGTTATACTACCTACCACCTGCTGCCATCACAAGTTGGGATGGGCTAAAAAGGATCTTTTTGGAGAAGTTCTTTCCAGCATCCCGAACAGCCGCCATTCGAAAAGAAATTTGTGGCATAAGGCAGAATCATGGGGAGACATTACATGAATATTGGGAGCGATTCAAGAAACTCTGTTCTAGTTGTCCACACCATCAAATCAGTGACCAGCTGCTGGTCCAATACTTCTATGAAGGTCTTATTCCAATGGATAGGTATTTGGTGGATGCAGCTAGTGGAGGAGCCCTCTCTGAAAAGACACCAGCAGCTGCTCAAGAGCTAATCTCCAAGATGGCACAGAATGCCCAACAATTTGGTACCAGGTCAGCCACTCCCATGAGACAAGCCAATGAGATTGGTGTTGCTGCCATCAATGACCAACAGAGAATAGAGAACAAACTGGAGGAATTGGCCTCCATGGTCAGACAGCTAGCCCTTGATAAAGGACAGTCCAAATCTCAGCAGGTATGTGGTATTTGCTCATTATCCTCCCATGGTACTGACCAATGTCCTCAACTGCAGGAGAATACAGAAGCTTGTGCTggcatttttccaggaagaCCCTTCCAGCCACAGCATCATCAGCAACAAAGATATGATCCATATGCTGCCACCTATAATCCAGGGTGGAGAGATCATCCGAATTTGAGGTATGGAGGTCCTTCCAACCAGCCATTCCAGCCACAGCAACAGCAACCTCAGCAGCACAGATTCAAtgcacaaagaccaagtcaATCAATGCAGCAACCCCAACCAGCTCCTAAATCCGAATCAAGCTTGGAAGATATCATGAAGCAGCTCGTTGCCAACAATCTCCAGTTTCAGCAAAGGACCGACACTGCCatacaaaatttggagacacagaTTGGACAGCTGGCAACCAACATCAGTGAGCTacggagtcaaggttcgggtcaGTTGCCTTCACAACCAGTTTCAAATCCAAGGGGCAATGTAAGTGCTATCGTTCTCCGCAGTGGCAAAGAGTTAAGCAGCCCACCCTCTCCACAACCAGAACTTGGGCAGCAACAAGAAAGCCAAAGGGAAGATCAACCTCCTCCCATTCAAAAGGACAAGCAGCCCACCACTATTGATCAAGATAGAGGAGAGACTTCTTACAACCATCCACTGCCATTTCCTCACCGAgccactcaaaataaaaagagggcAGAAGCTGAGTTGGACAAGGAGATAatggaaactttcaaaaaagttGAGGTGAACATACCACTCTTGGAGGCCATCAGACAGATTCCCAAGTATGCCAAGTTTCTCAAAGACTTGTGCACCCACAAAAGGAAactgaaaggaaatgaaaaaatcaacttgGGAAGAAATGTGTCAGCATTGATTCAACCTGCCATGCCTCAGAaatgcaaagatccagggactttcaccattccttgcactattggaAATTTGCAATTTCATAATGCTATGTTGGATTTAGGAGCCTCTATTAATGTGATGCCTAAATCTGTATATTCTTCTTTGCAGGCAGGTGCAGGCACATTGACATCTACAGGAGTGGTGGTCCAGTTGGCAAATAGGAGCACAGCATACCCTGAGGGAGTATTAGAGGATGTATTAGTAAAGGTAAAGGATTTCATATTCCCTGCTGActtctatgttttgaatatggaggaTGATCGCACACCCGGACACGCACCACTCATTCTAGGTAGGCCCTTCTTGAAAACTGCAAGGACAATaattaatgtgcatgagggtactttATCTATGGAGTTCGCTGGTAAcacaattcaattcaatatcattGATGCCATGAAGTATCCCTTAGAAGATCATTCTGCCTTGCATGTTAACTTTATTGACTTAATGGTGGAGAAAGCATGTGTTGAGTTGTATAGTCTTGAGTCTGAATTCCCCACCATCCATGATTTTACTGATGATATGCATTGCCCTCAGTCTCATGACAGACTCAGTAAGTGTAATGCTTGTTCTGAAATAGATGAGTTTTTGAGTATTGTTGATAGTGCACCTTCTCATACTATATCCGATTCTCATGTGCCTCCCATAGAGGAAGTTTCTGTTGTTGAGAATGTAGTGCAGGTAGGTGGCAACATAAGCAGACTGGTGCCTTCAATTCAACAGCCACCCACCTTGGAGTGTAAGCCCCTGCCCGAGAATCTGAAGTACGCTTACTTGGCGGATGGAGACAAGCTACCCGTGATCATCGCCGACAACcttcagcctgaccaagaggagAAGTTGCTGAATCTGTTGAAGCAACATAAGAGAGCCATAGGTTGGTCACTTGCAGACATTCCCG tgcaggTAGTTCCGAAGAAGACAGGATTCACAGTGGTAGCCAATGAGAGGAATGAGCTAGTGCCCATGCgagtgcagaacagctggagagtctgcattgactaTAGGAGGCTCAACCAAGCTACCAGGAAGGATCATTTCccactcccattcattgatcagatgctaGAGAGGTTAGCTGGAAAGTCCCATTACTGCTTCCTTGATGGTTTCTCTG